The genomic segment ACACCGCCGAACAGGCCGGCTCCGGCACGAACATGTGGCGGCTGCAGCTCTTCGTCGACGGCCGCCAGGTCGGCTACCAGGACGAGGGAGCCGTCGACAGCCTCGACATCCTCGACACCGCCCCGCGCACCCCGGGCCGCTTCTTCTTCCACACGCTGCCGCTGCCGGAGAGCATGACGTCCGGGAAGAAGAAGGTCACGCTGGAGATCCGCGCCATGGGGCGCATCTGGTCGTACGGCCAGAACCCCGAGCAGCTGTACCGGAGGATGACGACGCCCTCGCGCGGCATCTATCGCATCTACACCCACACCGAGCCGTACTTCGTGCCGCCGAAAGGCGAACAGCAAGGACCCGCACCGGAGTTCAAGCCGCGAGCGGTCGAGGGCGCCGAGGTGCTGGAGGCCGTGCGCCGGCGCGTCGCGAAGGACCAGAAGCACTACCTCACCACGGCGAACCCGGCCGGCATGGACGCCTTCGCGTTCCAGTCCCTCGCCGAGGGCTATCTCTGGTCCGGCAGCCCCGCCCACCAGAAGCCGGCCGCCCTGGACCGCGTGCTGCGGGCCATCGACGGCCGCTACATGGCCTGGAAGTCCGACGCCTCGGTCCTCACCGGCTCCGACCAGCAGTGGCAGGGCTTCGGCCGCGTCGGCCTGACACTGGCCCTGCTCTGGGAACACCTCGGCGACCGCCTCGACCAGCGGGTCACCGGCTCCCCGTACGAGATCACCAACCCGGGCTTCGAGGAGGGCGACGAGACCCCCATGGGATGGTCGGCGCCCGGCTGGGGGCAGACCTCCGGCGCCACCTGGTCGCGGGACACCACGGCCTCCCGTACCGGCTCCGCCTCGCTGAAGCTCCAGGTGCCCGCCTCCGGCGGCAACATGTACACCTACTCCAGCCCCAAGACCCGTATAAGAAAGGGTACTTACACCTACGGGACCTGGATCCGGACCGAGGGCGTCACCGGGACCGGCGCGCACATCGACCCGCTGTTCTACGACGCCGACGGCAAGCTCGTCGGCAGCGACCACAAGAAGTTCGCGACCACCGGCACCCACGGCTGGGAGTACGTCTCCATCGACCTGGAGACCCCGTCCGGTGCCACCCAGGTGGAGATACACCTACGGCTGTCCGGCCCCGGCACCGCCTGGTTCGACTCCGTGGAGCTGGTCGAGCCGACCGAGATACGCAACCCCGGCTTCGAGCAGGGCACCGCCACCGTGCCCACGGGCTGGACCGTCCCCAGCTGGGGCAGGACCGCCGACGCCACCTGGTCCCGGGTCACGGACGTCTCCCGCTCCGGCTCCGCCTCGCTGAAGGTCGCGGCGACCGCGTCGAACGGCTTCGTCACCGCCTACAACACGGCGAAGTTCCAGGTCGGCGAGGGCACGTACACCTACAGCGCCTGGATCAAAACGGACGGCGTCACCGGGACCGGTGCCCATGTCGACCCGCTGTTCTACGACGCGAACGGCAAGCTCGTCGGCAGCGACCACCGCGAGTTCGCGGCCACCGGCACCCACGGCTGGGAGCAGGTCTCGATCGACCTGGAGACCCCGTCGGGCGCCACCCAGGTGGAGTTCCACCTGCGGCTGTCCGGCCCCGGCACCGCCTGGTTCGACGACCTGACCGTCACCCCGCCGAAGAGCGCCGGCCCCGCCGAACAGCCGGTGCGCCGCGCCGCGTACACCGACATGCTCAAGTCCAGCCGGGACTACTGGCGGCAGCACTTCCCGCACTACACCAACCAGTCGCAGATCTGCGCCATCGGCCTGTACCAAGCCAACCGGGGCCTGAGGCTCCTCGCCCCGGACCTCGCACTGCCGGAGGACAGGGCCCGCGACTACATGTACCAGTCGCTCGGTATGAAGCCCTACCTCGGCCGGGAGGACAAGGACGGCAACCCCACCAAGCCGCTCGGCGAGACCTACCATCAGGTCACCCGGGCCGGTCTGACCCGCGAGTTGGGCTATGTGGGCAGCTACGGCGAGGTCATCGACTGGCTGGTCATGATGTACGAGTCCGTCACGCGCGGCCACGACGCCCAGGAGGCGCCCGAACTGCGCGAGCAGATGGTCAAGATCATCAAAGCGCGCGGCCGGTTCCGGGTCGTGGACGTCGACGAGACGGGCGCCCGCGTGTCCCGGATCGAAACGGTCATCGGCTGGCGCAACGAGGTCTACCCCGGCGAGATCGCCTACGCGTCCCGCACCGCCTGGGACTCCAACCCCGTGATGTCCGCCGCGGTCTTCAAGGACCCGGACATCGTCGGCTGGACCCAGGAGATGGTGGACGACGGCCAGTTCTTCCGGCAGCTGGGCCTGCTCGTCAACCACACCTGGACCCGCGTCGGCCTCTCCGCGCTGCGCCTGGTCTCCCGCGACTGGGACGCCTTCCAGGCCCTCGCGAACCGCCCCGCCCGCATCCCCACCGCCTGGGAGCAGCCCGACTTCGTCTTCACCGACGAGGAGAACGGCTGCCTGGCCGTCAAGAACGGCGAGGAGCTGCTGTTCGCCTCCCTCTACTGGCGGTCCCGCCAGGGCGTGAACAACTACGCCCGCATCCACCACCTCACGCCCGTCGACCAGCGCTCGGCGACCGTCCGTGAGCGCAGTGCGGGCACGACGGACGAGACGTTCACGGCCCGCGACTGGATCCTCTGGGACTACGCCATCAACGACCCCGGCGCCGGACATCTCCCGCCGGGCGGTTTCCCTCCGCCGGGCGACACGCTCCACCAGTCGCAGGAGGGCGACGTCTACCGTCTCGCCCCGATCCCCGACGACATCCCCGACCCCGCCCTGGGCGTCCACTTCGACGGCGTGGAGACCATGCTCGTCGGCCGCGCGCCGTTCTACCTCTGCGAGTACGGCGACTACCTGATCGCCATGAACACCACCACCGACAGGACGTTCACCCTGCCCGCCCGTCAGGACTTCGGCCCGGCCCGTGACCTGGCCACCGGCAGGACGATCGGTGCCGGGCAGCGACCGAAGCTCGGCCCCCTCAGCACCCTGGTGCTTCACCGGGGCCGCTGACCGACCAGCGGGCCGGTGCGGCGCGGGGGACCGCACCGGCCCCCGTTCGCCTCCACTTCCGCACTCAACGTCGAGTGAAAGAGGACCGACAGCCCATGGCAGAGCCGCGACCCTCCACGACGCCGGGCACCCCCGGCCGTCGGCGCTTCCTCCAGATCACCGCTGCCGGCGTCGGCACCGCGGGCTTCGCCGGAGCGTCCCTCGCCGGGGCGAACCCGGCCGCCGCCGTCACCTCCGGCCTGGCCTCCCTGACCCATCCCGGGGTGCTGCACAGCCGTGCCGACCTCGACCGGATGCGCGCCAAGGTCGCGGCCGGCGCCGAACCCTGGCTGAGCGGCTACAACGTCTTCAAGAACGACTTCTTCTCCCGCTCCACCTACACCGTGGCGGGCGGCCGGGCCACGGTCACCCGCGACCCCGCCGGCGATCCCGGCAACGCGGAGCTCTGGTACGACTGCAACGCCGCGTACCAGAACGCCCTCATGTGGTACATCACCCGCGACACCGCGCACGCCACCAAGGCCCTGAGCATCATCAAGTCCTGGACCGACGCCCTCCAGGAGATCAACGGCAAGGACGCCGGACTCGCCGCCGGAATCTACGGGGCCAAACTCGCCGCCGCCGTCGAGATCATGCACTACACCGGCCCCGCGGGCAGCTGGACGGCCGCCGAACTCGCCGACACGGTCGCCATGTTCGAGAACGTCTTCGTCCCGCTCATCAACATCTACGGCGACGGCGCCTACGGCCTGATGGGCCTCAAGGGCATGCTGCAGATCGCGGTGGCCTGCGACAACCTCACCCTGTTCGACCACGCGTACAACGCCTTCATGACGCACACCTGCTGCGGACTCACCAAGCTCATCCAGTCCGGCACGGGCCAGTGCTGCGAGTCCGGCCGCAGCCAGGGGTACGCCCAGCTGATCCTCGGCTCGCTCGCCGAGATCTGCCAGACCGGCTGGATCCAGGGCCTCGACCTGTTCGGCGCCTCCAACTCCCTGCTGCTGGCGGGCTACGAGTACACGGCGAAGTACAACCTCGGCAACACCGTCCCGTA from the Streptomyces sp. NBC_00310 genome contains:
- a CDS encoding twin-arginine translocation signal domain-containing protein, which produces MSHAPRRREVLKYAGTTGVAAGLGLLTSQPAAAAPVTESDDSAAFKKAVCQPLDIVVFGDAESEAAHDLTATLSDTVTGGLGQSARVLNPTAPASYWGGTLTFDVAVSPTDTTYVTVRLWGDDHDDTAEQAGSGTNMWRLQLFVDGRQVGYQDEGAVDSLDILDTAPRTPGRFFFHTLPLPESMTSGKKKVTLEIRAMGRIWSYGQNPEQLYRRMTTPSRGIYRIYTHTEPYFVPPKGEQQGPAPEFKPRAVEGAEVLEAVRRRVAKDQKHYLTTANPAGMDAFAFQSLAEGYLWSGSPAHQKPAALDRVLRAIDGRYMAWKSDASVLTGSDQQWQGFGRVGLTLALLWEHLGDRLDQRVTGSPYEITNPGFEEGDETPMGWSAPGWGQTSGATWSRDTTASRTGSASLKLQVPASGGNMYTYSSPKTRIRKGTYTYGTWIRTEGVTGTGAHIDPLFYDADGKLVGSDHKKFATTGTHGWEYVSIDLETPSGATQVEIHLRLSGPGTAWFDSVELVEPTEIRNPGFEQGTATVPTGWTVPSWGRTADATWSRVTDVSRSGSASLKVAATASNGFVTAYNTAKFQVGEGTYTYSAWIKTDGVTGTGAHVDPLFYDANGKLVGSDHREFAATGTHGWEQVSIDLETPSGATQVEFHLRLSGPGTAWFDDLTVTPPKSAGPAEQPVRRAAYTDMLKSSRDYWRQHFPHYTNQSQICAIGLYQANRGLRLLAPDLALPEDRARDYMYQSLGMKPYLGREDKDGNPTKPLGETYHQVTRAGLTRELGYVGSYGEVIDWLVMMYESVTRGHDAQEAPELREQMVKIIKARGRFRVVDVDETGARVSRIETVIGWRNEVYPGEIAYASRTAWDSNPVMSAAVFKDPDIVGWTQEMVDDGQFFRQLGLLVNHTWTRVGLSALRLVSRDWDAFQALANRPARIPTAWEQPDFVFTDEENGCLAVKNGEELLFASLYWRSRQGVNNYARIHHLTPVDQRSATVRERSAGTTDETFTARDWILWDYAINDPGAGHLPPGGFPPPGDTLHQSQEGDVYRLAPIPDDIPDPALGVHFDGVETMLVGRAPFYLCEYGDYLIAMNTTTDRTFTLPARQDFGPARDLATGRTIGAGQRPKLGPLSTLVLHRGR
- a CDS encoding alginate lyase family protein; this encodes MAEPRPSTTPGTPGRRRFLQITAAGVGTAGFAGASLAGANPAAAVTSGLASLTHPGVLHSRADLDRMRAKVAAGAEPWLSGYNVFKNDFFSRSTYTVAGGRATVTRDPAGDPGNAELWYDCNAAYQNALMWYITRDTAHATKALSIIKSWTDALQEINGKDAGLAAGIYGAKLAAAVEIMHYTGPAGSWTAAELADTVAMFENVFVPLINIYGDGAYGLMGLKGMLQIAVACDNLTLFDHAYNAFMTHTCCGLTKLIQSGTGQCCESGRSQGYAQLILGSLAEICQTGWIQGLDLFGASNSLLLAGYEYTAKYNLGNTVPYDATFGRCDWHWSTISTDGRGTYRAIYEIAHNHYVKRAGKSAPYTAQVASRLRPEGAPQQCDHPGFGTLLFTL